A stretch of the Luteimonas sp. JM171 genome encodes the following:
- a CDS encoding TonB-dependent receptor, with protein sequence MKRNILSVAVVLGMASLGAHAQEQETSAPAGQQVQATTLDGVTVTARRRTESIQDVPVAVSAFGEEQLRDLQAQDVSGLQGAVPNLNIVPGRGSSNTVNVFIRGIGQPDSLQTFDPGVGMYVDDVYYSRINGALFSLFDVQQIEVLRGPQGTLYGKNSTGGAIKVSTKNPFDDQGAAVESGVGSFGRTDMRAYLGEQLSDAVAFSLAGAWLKNDGYVEDPATGEEYNGEDTIALRGKLALEPSDSFRATLSADFTRQDNALTLGHPTAPLIRTELAFGPVVLLDPDPDYDFRTRTSFRPDQGQEMTHKGVSANLEWDFNSQWGLKSITAWRKLDTSSFIDIDASEWELGDVLVEVDQEQFSQELQLQYDNGGNLQAIFGAYYMQEVLPSYQEAYASDFFGLAGEPIAFLRTIDDDLETTSVAAFAHVTWEFVPTWTLAAGLRYSRDEKDYWRTTSTFWAPVMAALNETVAFSGKQSWDAWTPSLSLQKAFSDNLMGYVSANRGFKSGGFNGRANTVLETTSAVFDPEFVWTYEAGLKMSSADGRLSANVAAFHSSYKDFQARVSEVLNPDAPVPTFSFPVLNAAEMEINGFEFEGVALLGESTRLSGQVSWMDASYESFEDLRTTDPNNPAYDPTLHEHVPFSPDWSARIALQHGFDLGGNGTLTVGGDVAYRGDTWLSVDNRPGLMQDAYTTAGLFTAWDSPQYAWQIRAGVRNLTDELYKVEGQEFSSVANIQTAYYAPPRNWYLTVRRNFF encoded by the coding sequence ATGAAGCGCAACATTCTGAGCGTGGCGGTGGTACTGGGCATGGCGTCGCTGGGCGCGCATGCACAGGAACAGGAAACGTCCGCGCCCGCCGGGCAGCAGGTGCAGGCCACCACGCTCGACGGCGTCACCGTCACTGCGCGCCGGCGCACCGAGTCCATCCAGGACGTACCGGTGGCGGTCAGCGCGTTCGGCGAGGAGCAGCTGCGCGATCTCCAGGCCCAGGACGTCAGCGGCCTGCAGGGCGCGGTGCCCAACCTCAACATCGTCCCGGGCCGCGGCTCCTCGAACACCGTCAACGTGTTCATCCGCGGCATCGGCCAGCCCGATTCGCTGCAGACCTTCGACCCGGGCGTGGGCATGTACGTGGACGACGTGTACTACTCGCGCATCAACGGCGCGCTGTTCTCGCTCTTCGACGTCCAGCAGATCGAAGTGCTGCGCGGCCCGCAGGGGACGCTCTACGGCAAGAACTCCACGGGTGGCGCGATCAAGGTCAGCACCAAGAACCCCTTCGACGACCAGGGCGCGGCGGTGGAGTCTGGCGTGGGCAGCTTCGGCCGCACCGACATGCGCGCATACCTTGGCGAACAGCTCAGTGACGCCGTGGCATTCAGCCTTGCCGGCGCATGGCTCAAGAACGACGGCTATGTGGAGGATCCGGCGACCGGCGAGGAGTACAACGGGGAGGACACCATCGCTCTGCGGGGCAAGCTGGCGCTGGAGCCCAGCGACAGCTTCCGTGCCACGCTCTCGGCCGACTTCACCCGCCAGGACAACGCATTGACGCTCGGTCATCCGACCGCGCCCCTGATCCGCACCGAACTGGCATTCGGTCCGGTCGTGCTCCTCGATCCGGACCCGGACTACGACTTCCGCACCCGTACCTCGTTCCGTCCCGACCAGGGCCAGGAGATGACCCACAAGGGCGTGAGCGCCAACCTGGAGTGGGATTTCAACAGCCAGTGGGGGCTCAAGAGCATTACCGCCTGGCGCAAGCTCGACACCAGCTCCTTCATCGACATCGACGCCTCGGAATGGGAGCTGGGCGACGTGCTGGTGGAAGTGGACCAGGAACAGTTCAGCCAGGAACTGCAGCTGCAGTACGACAACGGGGGCAACCTGCAGGCGATCTTCGGCGCCTACTACATGCAGGAGGTGCTACCGTCCTACCAGGAGGCCTACGCCAGCGACTTCTTTGGCCTTGCAGGCGAGCCGATCGCCTTCCTGCGCACGATCGATGACGATCTGGAGACGACCAGCGTCGCTGCGTTCGCCCACGTCACCTGGGAATTCGTCCCAACCTGGACGCTTGCGGCCGGGCTGCGCTACTCGCGCGACGAGAAGGATTACTGGCGCACCACCAGCACGTTCTGGGCGCCGGTGATGGCGGCGCTCAATGAAACGGTCGCTTTCAGCGGCAAGCAGAGCTGGGATGCATGGACGCCCTCGCTGAGCCTGCAGAAGGCCTTCAGCGACAACCTGATGGGCTACGTCTCGGCCAACCGCGGCTTCAAGTCGGGCGGGTTCAATGGCCGCGCCAACACCGTGCTGGAAACCACTTCCGCGGTGTTTGACCCAGAATTCGTCTGGACCTACGAGGCGGGGCTGAAGATGAGCTCGGCCGATGGCCGGCTGAGCGCGAACGTGGCCGCCTTCCACAGCAGCTACAAGGATTTCCAGGCCCGCGTATCCGAGGTGCTGAACCCCGATGCGCCGGTCCCCACGTTCTCGTTCCCGGTGCTCAACGCGGCGGAGATGGAGATCAACGGCTTCGAGTTCGAGGGCGTGGCCCTGCTGGGCGAATCCACCCGCCTCAGCGGCCAGGTCAGCTGGATGGACGCCAGCTACGAATCCTTCGAGGACCTGCGCACCACCGATCCCAACAACCCGGCCTACGACCCGACCCTGCACGAGCACGTGCCGTTCTCCCCGGACTGGAGTGCCCGGATCGCCCTGCAGCACGGCTTTGACCTGGGTGGCAACGGCACCCTGACCGTGGGCGGTGACGTCGCCTACCGCGGCGACACGTGGCTGTCGGTGGACAACCGCCCGGGCCTGATGCAGGACGCATACACCACGGCAGGGCTGTTCACCGCCTGGGACTCGCCCCAGTACGCGTGGCAGATCCGCGCCGGGGTGCGCAACCTCACCGACGAGCTGTACAAGGTGGAAGGCCAGGAGTTCTCTTCCGTGGCCAACATCCAGACCGCGTACTATGCGCCGCCGCGCAACTGGTACCTCACGGTCCGCCGCAACTTCTTCTGA
- a CDS encoding restriction endonuclease, translating to MGQGHWLLGAIVMVLLGGLGTAVMWKVFRPRDEAAAGIRLLAAASWREFINLVLAAFARQGYQRVVDRETATGDGDFTLGREGEHWLLSCKHASSYVLGKPAVEQLAREIRLANAKGGFLVTPGQVLDDARAPAERHRIELLDGQALWQQLQEVVRPDQLAGIRSATAAVARRRTLLSWLLALVAGIATWYALPGPDSRAAAPAVPAAMPPGPAAPAETDTTESETTSPLDPSRQREALARAVAALPQVTHALWATRSTLEVHLAESGADAVPEICRLVELYPELSASRIQLTPPAGSGEQVRFRQCRVF from the coding sequence ATGGGACAGGGACACTGGCTGCTGGGCGCCATCGTGATGGTGCTGCTGGGCGGCCTGGGCACCGCAGTGATGTGGAAGGTGTTTCGCCCGCGCGATGAAGCGGCCGCGGGGATCCGTTTGCTGGCAGCCGCCTCATGGCGGGAATTCATCAACCTGGTGCTGGCCGCATTCGCCCGGCAGGGCTACCAACGGGTGGTAGATCGGGAGACCGCCACCGGCGACGGCGACTTCACGCTGGGCCGCGAAGGCGAGCACTGGCTGCTGTCCTGCAAGCATGCAAGCTCCTATGTGCTGGGCAAGCCCGCGGTGGAGCAGCTGGCCCGGGAGATTCGCCTGGCCAATGCCAAAGGCGGTTTCCTGGTGACCCCGGGGCAGGTCCTCGACGACGCGCGGGCGCCAGCGGAACGCCACCGCATCGAGCTCCTGGATGGCCAGGCGCTCTGGCAGCAGTTGCAGGAGGTCGTCAGGCCCGACCAGCTCGCGGGGATCCGAAGCGCCACCGCGGCCGTGGCCCGCCGGCGCACGCTGCTGTCCTGGCTGCTGGCGCTGGTGGCGGGCATTGCCACCTGGTACGCGTTGCCGGGGCCCGATTCCCGGGCCGCTGCACCGGCCGTTCCGGCCGCCATGCCCCCAGGACCTGCGGCGCCTGCAGAAACGGACACGACCGAGTCAGAGACCACGTCGCCCCTTGATCCCTCCCGCCAGCGCGAAGCGCTGGCCAGAGCCGTCGCCGCCCTGCCCCAGGTGACCCACGCCCTGTGGGCCACCCGGTCGACGCTGGAAGTGCACCTGGCCGAGAGCGGCGCGGACGCGGTCCCCGAGATCTGCCGGCTTGTCGAGCTCTATCCCGAGCTCTCTGCATCCCGCATCCAGCTCACCCCGCCCGCGGGAAGCGGTGAACAGGTCCGCTTCCGGCAGTGCCGCGTCTTCTGA
- a CDS encoding phasin family protein, producing MASSETNEHPGKPEEKKARRAASAVEHQAERLARGLGESAQNVWLAGLGALGRAQSEGSKLFSALVEEGARLDRQARKAAGDRATETMETVNSGVDEVRGKAGDTWDRLESAFDERMQRALARLGVPSRQDVQSLERQVEALRTELRRERAANATRETAHKAAAVRQSASQDPSGTAGEGEPPRPAASPDS from the coding sequence ATGGCAAGCAGCGAAACAAACGAACACCCCGGCAAGCCGGAAGAAAAGAAGGCCAGGCGCGCCGCCTCCGCGGTAGAGCATCAGGCCGAGCGGCTGGCACGCGGGCTTGGCGAATCCGCGCAGAACGTCTGGCTCGCCGGGCTTGGCGCGCTGGGCCGGGCGCAGTCCGAAGGCAGCAAGCTGTTTTCCGCCCTCGTTGAAGAGGGTGCACGGCTGGATCGCCAGGCCCGCAAGGCCGCTGGCGACCGCGCCACGGAAACCATGGAAACGGTCAACAGCGGCGTGGACGAAGTCCGCGGCAAGGCTGGAGATACCTGGGACCGGCTTGAGAGCGCATTTGACGAACGCATGCAGCGCGCACTTGCGCGGCTGGGCGTGCCCAGCCGGCAGGACGTGCAGTCGCTGGAGCGGCAGGTGGAAGCGCTGCGCACCGAACTGCGCCGCGAACGCGCCGCCAACGCCACCCGGGAAACGGCGCACAAGGCCGCCGCGGTGCGCCAGTCCGCAAGCCAGGATCCGTCAGGCACCGCCGGCGAGGGCGAGCCGCCCCGCCCCGCGGCCAGCCCGGACAGCTGA
- a CDS encoding polyhydroxyalkanoic acid system family protein, producing the protein MADIDIRHPHALPLAQAREAIERAAQGLSEKFGINYAWNGDAVDFQRSGLDGRIQLEPDELRVTAKLGFLLSAMKGPIESEIRRVLAERLGS; encoded by the coding sequence ATGGCCGATATCGACATCCGCCACCCCCATGCCCTTCCCCTCGCCCAGGCTCGCGAGGCCATCGAACGGGCCGCGCAGGGGCTGTCGGAGAAGTTCGGCATCAACTACGCGTGGAATGGCGACGCGGTGGACTTCCAGCGATCGGGCCTGGACGGGCGGATCCAGCTGGAGCCCGACGAGCTCCGGGTCACGGCCAAGCTCGGGTTCCTGCTCTCCGCGATGAAGGGGCCGATCGAATCCGAGATCCGCCGCGTGCTGGCGGAGCGTCTGGGCAGCTGA
- a CDS encoding FHA domain-containing protein produces the protein MQPPRLRFAADADRPDLLLEVGMHHVGLAGDGLGLVEDGPASLACFCVDRRGVWLTVGSGARSVHVNGREVRRLAMLRAGDSVYLDGHEVRLVGAAPQPGLPDGVPAEPSRSADPRVVLRGLGGRHHGRSFTLDAPRLVGSADDADIRIDNPAFAGRHARMELVAGEVWLRDLGSEDGSIVNGERVRDALLQPGDQVVFDANDRFVVEAPLRGAPQQPLPVGTLEDAAESNAPGRPGSNSWWKLPAVLVAALLIALLLGLLLLYGAG, from the coding sequence ATGCAGCCGCCCAGACTCCGCTTTGCCGCCGATGCCGACCGTCCCGATCTCCTGCTCGAGGTCGGGATGCACCACGTCGGTCTCGCGGGCGATGGACTGGGGCTGGTGGAGGATGGCCCGGCGTCGCTGGCCTGCTTCTGCGTGGATCGCCGCGGGGTGTGGCTCACCGTTGGAAGCGGCGCGCGCAGCGTCCACGTCAACGGCCGGGAAGTGCGCCGGCTGGCGATGCTGCGCGCGGGCGACTCGGTGTACCTGGACGGGCACGAGGTCCGGCTGGTGGGTGCCGCGCCGCAGCCAGGCCTGCCGGATGGGGTACCGGCGGAGCCATCGCGTTCCGCCGATCCCCGGGTGGTGTTGCGGGGGCTGGGCGGCCGCCACCACGGGCGCAGCTTCACGCTGGACGCGCCGCGGCTGGTGGGAAGCGCGGACGATGCCGACATCCGCATCGACAATCCCGCGTTCGCCGGGCGTCACGCTCGCATGGAGCTGGTGGCCGGCGAGGTGTGGCTGCGCGATCTCGGGTCGGAGGATGGCAGCATCGTCAACGGCGAGCGCGTGCGCGACGCGCTGCTGCAGCCCGGCGACCAGGTGGTGTTCGACGCCAACGACCGCTTCGTGGTCGAGGCACCGCTGCGCGGTGCGCCCCAGCAACCGCTGCCCGTGGGCACCCTCGAGGATGCAGCGGAGTCCAACGCGCCCGGCCGGCCAGGCTCGAACTCCTGGTGGAAGCTGCCGGCGGTGCTCGTGGCCGCGCTGCTGATTGCCCTGCTGCTCGGCCTGCTGCTGCTCTACGGCGCGGGCTGA
- a CDS encoding protein-methionine-sulfoxide reductase heme-binding subunit MsrQ → MRAAKAVIHALALAPLAVLVFQAWQVAAGTNIDALGADPVAEIEHRTGIWALRMLLVTLAITPLRQLINQPRLVAFRRMLGLYAFLYASLHLAAFLALDLGGWWSTIFQEIVQRPYITVGFLAWLGLVPLAITSTRGWMRRLGRRWGQLHRLVYPVAILAVTHFWWIVKSDLREPLLYAAILAALLGWRIVRGVAGRRRRAAIQPAP, encoded by the coding sequence ATGCGCGCGGCGAAAGCGGTGATCCACGCGCTGGCGCTCGCACCGCTTGCCGTGCTGGTGTTTCAGGCCTGGCAGGTTGCGGCGGGTACCAACATCGACGCCCTTGGAGCGGACCCGGTGGCGGAGATCGAGCATCGCACCGGCATCTGGGCACTGCGGATGCTGCTGGTCACGCTGGCGATCACGCCGCTGCGCCAGCTCATCAACCAGCCACGCCTGGTGGCCTTCAGGCGGATGCTGGGCCTGTACGCATTCCTCTACGCCAGCCTGCACCTGGCTGCGTTCCTCGCCCTTGATCTGGGCGGCTGGTGGAGCACCATCTTCCAGGAAATCGTGCAGCGCCCCTACATCACAGTCGGCTTCCTGGCCTGGCTTGGGCTCGTTCCACTCGCCATCACCTCGACCCGCGGCTGGATGCGACGGCTCGGCCGGCGCTGGGGCCAGCTGCACCGCCTCGTTTACCCGGTGGCGATCCTGGCCGTCACGCACTTCTGGTGGATCGTGAAGTCCGACCTGCGCGAGCCGCTTCTCTACGCCGCCATCCTCGCGGCGCTGCTGGGCTGGCGGATCGTCCGCGGCGTCGCCGGGCGCCGGCGCCGGGCGGCAATTCAGCCCGCGCCGTAG
- the msrP gene encoding protein-methionine-sulfoxide reductase catalytic subunit MsrP, which yields MNLRDALRVPSAEVTDESVWQARRQLVAGLACLPAVGLAGCAGAEPPPPPRGPAPSPDQVRAGFSTDEELTRWEDVTTYNNFYEFGSGKSDPSRAPRTLRTSPWQVEVGGECARPGVVDFDELLRGLLPEERIYRLRCVEGWSMVIPWLGVPLASVLKRFEPTSKAKFVSFTTLADREQMPGVRQRTIRWPYREGLRIDEAMHPLTFLATGLYGRPLPQQNGAPLRLVVPWKYGFKSIKSIVEIRFSEQMPSTAWNDLQPREYGFFANVNPQVDHPRWSQATERRIAGTTSRLVANRIQTQLFNGYADQVGAMYAGMDLARWY from the coding sequence ATGAACCTGCGCGACGCCCTCAGGGTCCCCAGCGCCGAAGTCACCGACGAATCCGTCTGGCAGGCCCGCCGCCAGCTTGTGGCCGGCCTGGCCTGCCTGCCCGCCGTGGGCCTGGCCGGCTGCGCCGGGGCCGAGCCGCCCCCGCCCCCGCGCGGGCCTGCGCCATCGCCCGACCAGGTACGCGCCGGGTTCTCCACCGACGAGGAATTGACCCGGTGGGAAGACGTCACCACGTACAACAATTTCTACGAGTTCGGCAGCGGCAAGTCGGATCCCTCCCGCGCCCCGCGCACCCTGCGCACCTCGCCCTGGCAGGTCGAGGTTGGCGGCGAGTGTGCACGGCCGGGCGTGGTGGACTTCGACGAACTGCTGCGCGGCCTGCTGCCGGAGGAGCGCATCTACCGCCTGCGCTGCGTGGAGGGCTGGTCGATGGTGATCCCGTGGCTGGGCGTGCCGCTGGCAAGCGTGTTGAAGCGCTTCGAGCCGACGTCAAAAGCAAAGTTCGTCTCCTTCACCACCCTGGCCGACCGGGAGCAGATGCCAGGCGTGCGCCAGCGCACCATCCGCTGGCCCTATCGCGAAGGCCTGCGCATCGATGAGGCGATGCATCCGCTCACGTTCCTGGCCACCGGCCTCTACGGTCGTCCGCTGCCGCAGCAGAACGGCGCGCCGCTGCGGCTGGTGGTGCCGTGGAAATACGGCTTCAAGAGCATCAAGTCGATCGTGGAGATCCGCTTCAGCGAGCAGATGCCCTCCACCGCATGGAACGACCTGCAGCCGCGGGAATACGGCTTTTTCGCCAACGTCAACCCGCAGGTGGACCATCCGCGCTGGAGCCAGGCGACCGAACGCCGGATTGCCGGGACCACGTCGAGGCTGGTGGCCAACCGGATCCAGACGCAGCTGTTCAATGGGTACGCAGATCAGGTCGGTGCGATGTACGCGGGCATGGACCTGGCCAGGTGGTACTGA
- the serC gene encoding 3-phosphoserine/phosphohydroxythreonine transaminase: MSRAFNFSAGPAALPAPVLEQAQREMLDFRGAGASIVELSHRGPEFMEVAAEAERDLRALVGIPDDYAVLFTAGGATTQQALMALNFAAPGQPADHVVTGHWGQVALKQARPYVDLRIVASSEEDGFRSIPARESWRLSPDAAYVHITDNETIHGVEFQDVPDVGDVPLFADFSSSIASRPVDVARYGMIYAGAQKNLGPAGIGVVIVRRELLERSGQPRADIFDYRSQLAADSMLNTPPTWNWYLLGLTVKWMLDEGGVEEFARRSERKARLLYDAVDGSGGFYRNAVDPAVRSRMNVPFFLHDEALDSRFLDEAREAGLISLKGHRVLGGMRASIYNAMPEEGVQALADFMRDFQQRNG; this comes from the coding sequence ATGTCCCGAGCCTTCAATTTCAGTGCCGGTCCCGCGGCACTCCCCGCGCCGGTGCTGGAGCAGGCCCAGCGCGAGATGCTTGATTTCCGCGGCGCCGGCGCTTCGATCGTCGAGCTCAGCCACCGCGGGCCGGAGTTCATGGAGGTTGCGGCGGAGGCTGAGCGCGACCTGCGCGCCCTGGTCGGCATTCCCGATGATTACGCGGTCCTGTTCACCGCCGGCGGCGCGACCACGCAGCAGGCACTGATGGCGCTGAATTTTGCCGCGCCGGGCCAGCCGGCCGACCATGTCGTCACCGGCCACTGGGGCCAGGTTGCGCTCAAGCAGGCCAGGCCGTACGTGGACCTGAGGATTGTCGCCAGCAGCGAGGAGGATGGCTTCCGGTCGATCCCCGCGCGCGAATCCTGGCGCCTTTCCCCGGACGCCGCCTACGTGCACATCACCGACAACGAGACCATCCACGGGGTGGAGTTCCAGGACGTGCCGGACGTGGGCGATGTGCCCCTGTTTGCCGACTTCAGCTCCTCCATCGCCTCCCGGCCGGTGGATGTTGCACGCTACGGGATGATCTACGCCGGGGCACAGAAGAACCTCGGCCCGGCTGGCATCGGCGTGGTGATCGTGCGCCGGGAGTTGCTCGAACGCTCCGGCCAGCCGCGCGCCGACATCTTCGATTACCGCTCGCAGCTGGCCGCGGACTCCATGCTCAACACGCCCCCCACCTGGAACTGGTACCTGCTCGGGCTGACGGTGAAATGGATGCTCGACGAGGGCGGGGTGGAGGAGTTCGCCCGCCGCAGCGAGCGCAAGGCCAGGCTGCTCTACGATGCAGTGGACGGATCCGGCGGCTTCTACCGCAACGCAGTCGACCCGGCGGTGCGCTCGCGCATGAACGTGCCGTTCTTCCTGCACGATGAAGCGCTGGACAGCCGCTTCCTCGATGAGGCCCGCGAAGCCGGGTTGATCTCACTCAAGGGGCATCGCGTACTGGGCGGCATGCGCGCATCGATCTACAACGCCATGCCCGAAGAAGGCGTGCAGGCGCTGGCCGACTTCATGCGCGACTTCCAGCAGCGCAACGGATAG
- the aroA gene encoding 3-phosphoshikimate 1-carboxyvinyltransferase: MSDQAWVCGAGGPLHGEVTVPGDKSISHRAIMLAALADGVCRIDGFLESADARATEAMFRQMGVHIEAPAPGARIVHGVGLHGLRPPSGPLDCGNSGTAMRLLAGLLAGQRFHSRLIGDASLSRRPMQRVTAPLARMGARIETANGCPPLEIHGNNALQSIDYAGEVSSAQVKSAILLAGLYAEGTTRVTEPEPTRDYTERMLAAFGWPVEFSPGRAALAGGHRLQATDVVVPADFSSAAFFLVAATLVPGSRLLLRQVGMNPRRTGLLQVLRAMGARIEEHAAGEQGGEPVADLLVRHAPLVGVDVPQEIVADMIDEFPALFVAAACATGTTVVRGAAELRVKESDRITVMAQGLRELGVHVEETPDGAVIHGGSLRGGRVHSRADHRVAMAFAVAAQVSKGPVRVEDVGNVATSFPGFARLAQEVGFRLG; the protein is encoded by the coding sequence ATGAGTGATCAGGCGTGGGTGTGCGGAGCGGGCGGGCCACTCCATGGCGAGGTGACCGTCCCGGGCGACAAGTCGATCTCGCATCGCGCAATCATGCTGGCGGCCCTGGCTGACGGCGTCTGCCGCATCGATGGCTTCCTGGAAAGCGCCGACGCGCGGGCCACCGAGGCGATGTTCCGCCAGATGGGCGTGCACATCGAGGCCCCGGCGCCTGGAGCGCGGATCGTCCACGGCGTCGGCCTGCATGGGCTGCGCCCGCCTTCCGGCCCGCTTGATTGCGGCAACTCGGGAACGGCCATGCGCCTGCTGGCGGGGCTCCTGGCGGGTCAACGTTTCCACTCTCGACTCATCGGGGACGCCTCGCTGTCCCGCCGGCCGATGCAGCGGGTGACCGCGCCGCTGGCGCGGATGGGCGCGCGGATTGAAACTGCAAACGGCTGCCCACCGCTTGAAATCCACGGCAACAATGCGCTGCAATCAATTGATTACGCAGGAGAAGTCTCCAGCGCCCAGGTGAAGTCCGCGATCCTGCTCGCCGGCCTGTATGCCGAGGGCACCACGCGGGTCACGGAGCCGGAGCCCACGCGTGACTACACCGAGCGGATGCTCGCCGCCTTTGGCTGGCCGGTGGAATTTTCCCCCGGGCGTGCCGCCCTGGCTGGCGGCCACCGCCTGCAAGCCACCGACGTGGTGGTTCCCGCCGACTTCTCTTCCGCAGCTTTCTTCCTGGTGGCGGCGACGCTCGTCCCGGGATCGAGACTGCTGCTGCGGCAGGTGGGAATGAATCCCCGCCGCACCGGGCTGCTGCAGGTGCTGCGCGCAATGGGTGCACGGATCGAGGAACATGCGGCCGGGGAGCAGGGCGGGGAGCCGGTTGCCGACCTGCTGGTCCGCCACGCGCCGCTGGTCGGGGTGGACGTGCCGCAGGAGATCGTGGCCGACATGATCGACGAGTTCCCGGCGCTGTTCGTCGCGGCGGCCTGCGCCACCGGCACCACGGTGGTGCGCGGGGCCGCGGAACTGCGGGTCAAGGAATCAGACCGCATCACGGTGATGGCGCAAGGCCTGCGCGAGCTCGGCGTGCATGTGGAAGAGACTCCCGATGGCGCTGTCATCCATGGTGGCAGCCTGCGGGGCGGGCGTGTCCACAGCCGGGCGGATCATCGCGTGGCAATGGCGTTCGCAGTGGCTGCGCAGGTCTCCAAGGGGCCGGTGAGGGTGGAGGATGTCGGGAACGTCGCCACCTCGTTCCCGGGCTTCGCCAGGCTTGCCCAGGAAGTGGGTTTCCGGCTCGGCTGA
- a CDS encoding energy transducer TonB, protein MSAPSDPELGPDDDGPAGDTEAGRRSARPLVWLLVAIALLAMLWYVSRDRDQEPPPVEVPPAAEAVEAVEPEAADGETPPPEASSEPPPRPDPPPEPRPADRPAEPLSRVQPEYPVEALRTRQEGTVLLRVEVDAQGRAAAVEVERSSRSRELDRAARDAVSQWTFQPAIQDGVPVASTVTVPVDFQVE, encoded by the coding sequence ATGTCCGCACCATCCGATCCGGAGCTCGGGCCTGACGACGATGGCCCGGCTGGCGACACCGAGGCCGGCCGCCGGAGCGCGCGCCCGCTGGTGTGGCTGCTCGTGGCGATCGCGCTGCTGGCGATGCTCTGGTACGTATCGCGGGATCGCGATCAGGAACCGCCGCCAGTTGAGGTGCCGCCCGCGGCTGAAGCCGTGGAAGCCGTCGAACCCGAAGCCGCCGACGGGGAGACACCGCCTCCAGAGGCGTCCTCCGAGCCTCCTCCGCGGCCGGATCCGCCGCCCGAGCCCCGTCCCGCCGATCGCCCCGCCGAACCCCTGAGCCGGGTACAGCCGGAATATCCGGTGGAAGCGCTGCGTACGCGCCAGGAGGGCACGGTCCTGCTGCGGGTGGAAGTGGATGCACAGGGCCGCGCAGCTGCAGTGGAGGTCGAGCGCAGCAGCCGTTCGCGGGAGCTGGATCGTGCCGCGCGCGATGCGGTGAGCCAGTGGACATTCCAGCCGGCGATCCAGGATGGGGTTCCCGTCGCTTCCACCGTGACCGTGCCGGTGGATTTCCAGGTCGAGTAG
- a CDS encoding energy transducer TonB: protein MDGHYRPSARGTPAAVACARIGAIRDRSHPMPGKKSRAGAAHPRWRHWISSWLLVPIAVATGVLLFIIVWAQREAVDDAPPSMLPPVEAEHAADGGTLPAPQLPEEQDAAGGDSDAGGVFALPDAPAEPPAPVAGTAPDRTVEADAAVADAESEPASSALDRAPLPVHAPAPAYPRRAQRRGHAGEVIVQALVGPDGRPRQVEVVRSSSHGALDQAALRAVRQWRFEPAVRRGEVVAERVLIPITFSP from the coding sequence GTGGACGGACATTATCGCCCGAGTGCGCGTGGAACGCCTGCTGCGGTGGCGTGTGCAAGAATCGGGGCGATCCGCGACCGGTCCCATCCCATGCCCGGAAAAAAATCCCGCGCCGGTGCTGCCCATCCCCGTTGGCGGCACTGGATTTCGAGCTGGCTGCTCGTCCCCATTGCGGTCGCAACCGGCGTCCTGCTTTTCATCATCGTATGGGCGCAGCGCGAGGCGGTGGACGATGCCCCGCCGAGCATGCTTCCCCCGGTGGAAGCGGAGCATGCCGCCGATGGCGGCACATTGCCCGCGCCCCAGCTCCCTGAGGAGCAGGATGCAGCCGGCGGTGACAGCGACGCCGGCGGCGTATTCGCCTTGCCCGACGCACCCGCGGAGCCACCGGCTCCGGTGGCGGGCACTGCTCCCGATCGGACGGTGGAGGCGGATGCTGCGGTTGCGGATGCCGAATCGGAGCCTGCATCAAGCGCGCTCGACCGCGCGCCGCTGCCGGTGCACGCTCCCGCACCCGCCTACCCGCGCCGGGCACAGCGTCGCGGTCACGCCGGTGAAGTGATCGTGCAGGCCCTGGTCGGCCCGGACGGCAGGCCCCGCCAGGTGGAGGTCGTCCGCAGCAGCTCCCATGGCGCGCTTGACCAGGCCGCGCTGCGGGCCGTGCGGCAATGGCGGTTCGAGCCCGCGGTGCGCCGTGGCGAAGTCGTGGCCGAACGGGTGCTCATTCCGATCACCTTCAGCCCCTGA